TTTATTTTTTATGTCCTCTCTAGTTTCCTTACCAGACTTTGGAGCTAACAGTACCCCTGCAGCAGCCCCAATGGCAGTACCTATTGCTAATCCTGCACCTACTTTTTTTGCTGTATCCTTTCTTTCTTCCTTTTTCTTTTCAGCTTTTAACTTCTCTAAATAATCCTTCAGCATTATACATACCCCCTTAGATTTGTTAACCCTTATATTATTAAAAGTTTAACAAAGATGGGGTGGTTTGTCATTGGTATTATGCAATAGTTCAAGATTTATTCACAATTTCTTCACATTCGCGTCCTGTTTATTATCCCACGCTTTACTGGGGGAAGCATGTAAATACTAACTATAATTAAAACCACACTTAACACTGCATAAGAGATGGTATAAATTTTCCATGGATTATAAGGAAATTCTCCCCCAAACCCCATTTCAAAAATGCTCACCATTACTATTACAGGGTTCAAGCTCCTTAAGATCCATACACTTCCAGGTGTTTCATACATAATATATGGATGTACCTGGGTATCAGGATAGCTGCCGGGTTTTTCTGCAGCCGCAGTTGTGGTTTCTGTGGTCATCCTTTGGATTTCCATATGATAATTGTTTCTGGCATACTGGTCTATAAGTTCTGCACCAAGGAAGGTAAATACCACCAGGGCAAATATTAATGCATAAGATATTACTGTGCTGATGGCAGTTTTACGTATCCAGGTGGATAAAAAAACCCCCACACTTCCAAAGAAAACCATATTTAAGAGATACAGTCCAAATACCCCTGCCAATTGTTTTGGTGCGATTCCCCCATATAATGTAACCACTGCATATACAGGTAATGTTGTTATCACCAGCAATAAAGTAAAGGATAGGGAAGATATAAGTTTGCTTAGGATAATTGAGGCTGGTGACAGACGGGTAGTTAACAGGATATTCAGGGTCTGCCTTTCCCTTTCACTGCTGATTACACCTGCAGACATGCCCGGCGTAACAAATGCTATCATAAATAACTGGAGCATGGAAAGCATGATGAAAAGCTCTCTGCTTCTATCTGGCTGAAAGGTTCCAACACCATGCCTGGTACTAAGATAGACAAAGGCAAGGGTAATGGCAACAACCGCTCCCAGGTAGAGGACAACCACCAAGGGTCCTCTAAAGGTACGAAAACGCTGCTTCAGCTCTTTAGTCAATACTGGACTTAAAAGACCCTCTTTTTTCATTGTGCCACCTCCTGGGTAATTTTCATGAACACATTTTCCAAATCTTCTTGTTCCGGATAAAAACCAGTTACAGGAAAACCATTTGTTACTAATTCCTTCAAGAGCCTATAGCTTTCTTGCTGTCCCCCAGTAATATATACTCGCAACCCATGGTCATCTCTTATTACATCATTAACAAGCTGATGTCTCTTGAGATAGTCAAATGTCTCCTGATGCTGCCCCAGGAGATTGATTCTAATTGTGCCCATGCCCTTTGCCTGAGAAAGTATATCCTTTACCTGTCCACTTGTAACCATTCGTCCATTTTCAATTATGCCTATAGTATCACACATGTCTGTTAGCTCATGGAGGATATGGGAACTTATTAAAATGGTCTTGCCCAGCTTTCCCAGCTCCTTTAGTATTTCCCTCATTTCTACCCTCGCCCTTGGATCAAGGCCGGAAGCCGGTTCATCTAGAATTAGAACCTGTGGGCTGTGCACCAGGCAGCGGGCTAGACCAAGCCTTTGCTTCATACCCCGTGAAAGGGTATCCACATAAACCCCTTCCTTTCCACTGAGGTTAACCAATTCAAGAAGGTCTATTATCAGTCCAGGCCTTTTGGAAGCTGGCACAAAATAGGCCTGTGCATAGAAATCCAAATACTCGTCAACCTTAAGATTATCATAGACACCAAAGAAATCCGGCATGTAGCCAATTATTTGCCTTACCTCTTCTGGCTGTTCGGTAACCTCGAAACCACCAACATAGGCCTTTCCCCTGGTTGGTGAAAGCAGGGTTGCCAAAATTGACATTGCAGTAGTTTTGCCTGCACCATTAGGGCCAATAAAACCAAATACTGACCCTTTATCTATGGTAAGATTCAAATCAACCAGGGCTTCAACCTCTTTATAATTCTTTGAAAGTCCAACAGTCTTAATCATATATCATACCTCCCCAGGACCTGAATGGCAGGCTCGGGAATAATTTCCCTGAATCCGCCTTCAACCACAATACCAAGTCTTAGTACCCCTTTTTCTGAAAGGTAAGAATGGGCATCCTCTTGAGTAATTATTGCTAGCTCTCCAGAACTTATTGAATCCCACTGATCTGTCTGCCAGTTGTATAGGCTATACTTCAAAGCAGGCGAAGGGACTATTGAGAAATTATGATAGATTTTTTCAATGTCAATATGCCCAATTTCAAAATCTACTGTAGTGGTGCCTTGAACAATAATTTCTCTTTCCCCCGGCTTATAATTGTACTCAACATTACTTTTATATACTGGTTTAAAGTGTCCCCAGGGAAAAAAGACCCTGTTTTCGTCTTGTAAATCAACTGTTACAACTTGATTAACAAGGTGCTTGGACCTATTTGTTGTATTGAGTCCGGTAATTTCAAATATTGTTAAATCATTCTCTGCCCAGCCGCTAATTGTAATATTCCAGAAGCCTGTATATGGAATATCTAGTGGGTTAGCAGACTTCCTAGCCACATCCTGATTCATTGGTGAGCGATTTTTTTTCTCATATTCCACCTGCATTAGTCTCTGCTGGGCTTGATTTAACATTCCCCGATGTGGACCAACACTACTTTCCCATTCTAAAAAGACCTCACCTGGTTTCCATTCAAGGTTTTCAGCAATGGTCACTTCACTTCCTGCAGGCCAATTTCCTATGGTTATACTCCTTGCTCCTGCTAATAACAGCGCGTCCTGTAAGTCCAATCCAGTATTATTTGTTAGGGTTCCCTTGAGTGCATTTCCATCTAATACCAGGTTCCCCTCAATGGCACCTAAGCCCTTGTGCTCACTGGTAAAGTATATATTTCGAATAGTCCAATACTCCACCCTGTTAAAGTTAACTATCTGTTCACCTGTTTCTTTTACATTAATTGTTGTATCCCTCACGCCCCTCATAACTGGAGCTGCATTGGTATTCCTGGATATTTCAAAGCTGTAGCTTCCTCCCCTGGGAACAATGGCTGCAGCGGCACCTTCTATAAATGCTGTTTGGGAATCTAGAATGTTTATATTAGATGCTATCTGGACAATTCCCTCTCCAGGTATTCTATTTTTGCCTGCTCCCATAATACCCAGGGTTAATACTATAGCTGCAGCTGGTATAACTATCCATGCAAGGTCTCTTCTGTCAAATCTTCTCAAAACAAGATACAGCACAGGTCCAATTAGCAGTACATATGCGGCCAGGATGCCGGCATAAACCACTAAATTTGGGGAAGCTATATCCTCAAAATAATTGGCTGCGTCCACATAGCTCCAGTAATTTCCCCAGGAGCTCATGTGGCTGATATGGGATCTCTTTACAAGCAATTCACTTTCCATCAATCCCCACCAGAGCTCTAGCTCTTCATCCCTGCCTAACCCTGAGCCTGTCATAAGATCAAAAGTGCTGGTAATGATTGCTCCCTCTCCA
The sequence above is drawn from the Desulfitibacter alkalitolerans DSM 16504 genome and encodes:
- a CDS encoding ABC transporter permease, giving the protein MKKEGLLSPVLTKELKQRFRTFRGPLVVVLYLGAVVAITLAFVYLSTRHGVGTFQPDRSRELFIMLSMLQLFMIAFVTPGMSAGVISSERERQTLNILLTTRLSPASIILSKLISSLSFTLLLVITTLPVYAVVTLYGGIAPKQLAGVFGLYLLNMVFFGSVGVFLSTWIRKTAISTVISYALIFALVVFTFLGAELIDQYARNNYHMEIQRMTTETTTAAAEKPGSYPDTQVHPYIMYETPGSVWILRSLNPVIVMVSIFEMGFGGEFPYNPWKIYTISYAVLSVVLIIVSIYMLPPVKRGIINRTRM
- a CDS encoding ABC transporter ATP-binding protein, whose product is MIKTVGLSKNYKEVEALVDLNLTIDKGSVFGFIGPNGAGKTTAMSILATLLSPTRGKAYVGGFEVTEQPEEVRQIIGYMPDFFGVYDNLKVDEYLDFYAQAYFVPASKRPGLIIDLLELVNLSGKEGVYVDTLSRGMKQRLGLARCLVHSPQVLILDEPASGLDPRARVEMREILKELGKLGKTILISSHILHELTDMCDTIGIIENGRMVTSGQVKDILSQAKGMGTIRINLLGQHQETFDYLKRHQLVNDVIRDDHGLRVYITGGQQESYRLLKELVTNGFPVTGFYPEQEDLENVFMKITQEVAQ